Proteins from one Anopheles nili chromosome 2, idAnoNiliSN_F5_01, whole genome shotgun sequence genomic window:
- the LOC128720042 gene encoding uncharacterized protein LOC128720042, which translates to MNTLQECLPKLEFTLSVDEENALTLYEELEQTDINPTNLNVNCCCGLLRTSPFHQPKRLTGSPDRTQLGSGDAQTEPHHHHHQHHSHDADEHVPVTSCEDFDNDSTLTDRWRHIAERRNERYRTFGLLESSIMNSFQLQNFRRKTPSVFDSSSSSGQTSCSSTASSMIEDISDKIDEIGKLDTNIHSLMYKSVELHNDILSLEATTNRLIADTKKLSDDLDDVRFLDELIAILNGDIGPVIHREWPYKIDTDAPIEEGTPVT; encoded by the exons ATGAACACGCTACAGGAATGCCTGCCCAAGCTGGAGTTCACGCTATCCGTGGACGAAGAGAACGCTCTCACGCTGTACGAGGAGCTCGAGCAGACGGACATCAACCCAACCAACCTCAACGtgaactgctgctgcggtCTACTCCGCACATCACCGTTCCACCAGCCCAAGCGTTTAACCGGTTCACCCGATCGCACCCAACTGGGCTCAGGTGACGCACAAACTGAGcctcaccatcaccatcatcagcaccacAGCCATGATGCGGACGAGCACGTCCCCGTCACATCCTGCGAGGACTTCGACAATGACTCCACCCTCACCGACAGATGGCGCCACATTGCCGAACGACGCAACGAACGGTACCGCACGTTCGGGCTGCTCGAGTCCAGCATCATGAACAGCTTCCAGCTGCAGAACTTTCGCCGCAAAACACCCAGCGTCTTCGATTCATCCAGCTCATCCGGCCAGACGAGCTGCAGCTCTACCGCATCCAGCATGATCGAGGACATCTCGGACAAGATCGACGAGATCGGGAAGCTCGACACCAACATCCACTCGCTCATGTACAAATCAGTCGAGCTTCACAACGACATACTG TCCCTCGAGGCGACCACAAATCGGCTGATCGCCGACACGAAGAAGCTCTCGGACGATCTGGATGACGTGCGATTTTTGGACGAGCTGATCGCCATCCTAAACGGAGACATCGGGCCGGTGATACACCGCGAGTGGCCTTACAAAATTGATACCGACGCACCGATCGAGGAAGGCACACCGGTCACCTAG
- the LOC128720257 gene encoding uncharacterized protein LOC128720257 — MSTPKIRGKSAVHINDTIIGPGAAGAPVGAHNALLKIESVVPKLTVHRGSNGAGTTGLVGGHTGRLRTFHRSHSTLSSSYLRKVTAAAAADHNRQQHQRILAPRPDPIAERPGFTGTSSTSPSPALGQSLLVDATGQPGLLGAYGETPPLDSTLLVQNGVSSIRRSQKDREKHPDRVNLDRKGLSSIPLIEDEPNLRLLSLQHNLINAFHIPPEADSNNNLQPAGVTAAGNGTELKPGGPPGGPPGSSPPTPTRPSPSGTPTNGPTYATTKPSVKQFLRQKSTSRGQLLVGGALGTPGAPGAGSTSGSFIQSKITIGSKQAGGQIQSQTGGGPVTISPHLQKSTPHVSPTAPIAITAQQKSLLKKSNSFIGGPSMFLAGGTTAGTSPGPGANGLLKMRAGKLLLVPSFSIDNLSNISELPGGLAEQEYCNGQYSSSNGSAGNSGKTTPVNGNGGQTTPGAPETNPFGGGLMVVPRYNLGNLVFLDLYDNQIERISCLDGLKSLTVLLLGKNRITDIGGLVSLKGTLRVLDLHGNKIANITGKISQLQELKSLNLAGNALRQIQVQDFAGLFSLKELNLKRNRIKKMFGFDDLHNLERLWLCHNDLQCVEDMSAIAKAINLKEVTIENNPVSLAGDCVSFLVSYLPGLVSLSQMQITEQVRRAASAWRKNKELSDSKYSNLTSDVCQSIRREEIISNARTNWELLRSQQSTVIARSGRITGTTGKDTDMLLDSASNLSPELGPPGGATTGGKLPRKGLAATNGTGQTNGGRTMKAANGRKPATNRKPLVRSSSQDNSGSQLSEQGGEEYFRLPPILAPFLEQSATPAKPADGDCPVASDVAVHADSSVSSGFSSDNDEQLNPKDLDKELDKQPTLVATNSASSTPEKDSDTDRPLANVAEAQEISTTIGPVNQQEFPVQTTEETIVKLPTSPDERAPINSNENTPEEVNFEKLSTLSTLSAKSGTESVITNISSNSDSTGSTTDSASSGPTHGGSGTTVVGGTGVGGGSTSGHSSTSSTTHGRSHKTKLNTPVKRYGTGTLSRTQTARNGGISSGTVASLASTSNLASNSSGTPGPGTSPGGTTNGTYSAFSSSNYGTGTGTGAGKSGKSGEREREQGGDYLIEICGRYLNVYGLGALRFIDKQWNMQKACDVHTVKFSYINFNSITAILCRIKVRFVNAENFIFRETNISCLGQINALAESQGIASLTIDPEGNPLSGRSWRNYAIYRLSHWGLKQVNGTEVTPEEVQTAEASYAGLSDLVLWSLPEGLLQPLLQRLRLEETAHASKMTAKEWLMQADPSLKNIVGKEALQWKKHSTTQDDAVMRAKGKAYFGKMLENTCNAVEKLQRLETMWPALLLEMIRNTLIDYSQIDVYVKGMLVELLK, encoded by the coding sequence ATGAGTACGCCGAAAATTCGTGGAAAATCCGCCGTACACATCAACGACACCATCATCGGACCGGGTGCGGCCGGTGCACCGGTTGGCGCCCACAACGCCCTGCTAAAGATCGAATCCGTCGTACCGAAGCTGACGGTGCATCGTGGCAGCAACGGAGCTGGAACGACCGGGCTGGTCGGTGGCCATACGGGACGTTTGCGGACGTTCCATCGGTCACACAGCACGCTCAGTTCGTCCTACCTGAGAAAGGTGacagcggctgctgcagccgatcacaaccggcagcagcaccagcgcaTTCTAGCACCCAGGCCTGATCCAATTGCCGAACGACCTGGCTTTACGGGAACATCGTCTACGTCACCATCACCGGCACTGGGACAGTCTCTGCTCGTTGATGCAACCGGACAACCTGGGTTGTTGGGTGCGTACGGTGAAACGCCACCACTCGACAGTACACTGTTGGTGCAGAATGGTGTCTCAAGCATCCGGCGTTCGCAAAAGGACCGTGAAAAACACCCCGATCGGGTGAACCTCGATCGGAAGGGACTCAGCTCGATACCGCTTATCGAGGACGAACCGAATCTGCGGTTGCTTTCGTTGCAGCACAACCTAATCAACGCATTTCACATCCCACCGGAGGCGGATTCGAATAATAACCTGCAACCGGCGGGTGTCACTGCTGCCGGAAATGGGACTGAGCTTAAACCGGGCGGACCACCGGGTGGACCACCGGGCAGTAGTCCTCCAACACCTACAAGACCTTCCCCGAGTGGTACGCCTACTAATGGGCCGACATACGCGACCACCAAACCTTCGGTTAAGCAGTTTCTACGCCAAAAATCGACCTCCCGTGGGCAACTGCTGGTGGGGGGTGCACTAGGGACACCGGGTGCACCGGGGGCTGGTTCCACGAGTGGGAGTTTCATCCAGAGTAAGATCACGATCGGTAGCAAGCAAGCAGGTGGTCAGATTCAATCGCAAACCGGTGGAGGTCCAGTCACGATATCGCCTCATCTCCAGAAATCGACACCACACGTGTCCCCAACGGCGCCGATCGCGATCACAGCTCAACAGAAGAGCTTGCTGAAGAAGTCGAACAGCTTTATCGGTGGTCCAAGCATGTTCCTTGCCGGTGGAACAACCGCTGGGACATCCCCGGGACCGGGAGCGAATGGGTTGCTGAAGATGCGTGCCGGGAAGTTGCTGCTCGTGCCATCGTTTAGTATCGATAATTTGAGCAACATCAGCGAATTGCCGGGTGGATTGGCTGAGCAGGAGTACTGCAATGGACAGTACTCGAGCAGCAACGGAAGCGCTGGAAATAGTGGAAAAACGACACCCGTCAACGGTAACGGTGGTCAGACGACGCCGGGTGCACCGGAAACGAACCCATTCGGGGGTGGTTTGATGGTGGTTCCGCGTTACAACCTTGGGAATTTGGTTTTTCTCGATCTGTACGACAACCAGATCGAGCGGATCTCGTGTCTGGATGGGTTGAAGAGCCTGacggtgctgttgctgggcAAGAACCGTATCACCGACATCGGTGGGTTGGTGTCGCTGAAGGGCACGCTGCGGGTGCTCGATCTGCACGGCAATAAGATCGCGAACATTACGGGCAAAATCAGCCAGCTGCAGGAGCTGAAGTCACTCAACCTGGCGGGCAATGCACTGCGGCAGATCCAGGTGCAGGATTTCGCCGGATTGTTCAGCCTGAAGGAGCTGAATCTGAAGCGCAATCGGATTAAGAAAATGTTCGGTTTTGACGACCTGCACAACCTCGAGCGGCTCTGGTTGTGTCACAACGATTTGCAGTGCGTTGAGGATATGTCGGCGATCGCGAAAGCGATCAACCTGAAGGAGGTGACGATCGAGAACAATCCCGTCTCGCTTGCGGGTGATTGTGTGTCGTTTTTGGTCAGCTATCTGCCCGGGCTGGTGTCGCTTAGCCAGATGCAGATCACCGAACAGGTGCGTCGAGCCGCGTCGGCGTGGCGCAAGAACAAGGAGCTATCTGACAGCAAGTACTCCAACTTGACGTCTGACGTGTGTCAGAGCATCCGGCGGGAGGAGATCATCTCGAACGCGCGCACCAACTGGGAGCTGCTCCGGTCGCAACAGTCAACGGTGATTGCGAGAAGTGGCCGCATCACCGGAACAACCGGGAAAGACACCGATATGCTGCTCGACTCCGCGAGCAATCTCTCACCGGAACTTGGTCCTCCTGGCGGTGCGACTACTGGTGGAAAGTTACCACGGAAGGGTCTTGCTGCGACCAACGGCACCGGACAGACGAATGGTGGTCGGACGATGAAGGCAGCCAACGGAAGAAAACCGGCAACCAACCGGAAACCGTTGGTACGGTCGTCCTCGCAGGATAACTCCGGCTCACAACTGTCCGAGCAGGGCGGTGAGGAGTACTTCCGATTGCCACCGATCTTGGCACCGTTTCTCGAGCAATCCGCTACACCAGCGAAACCGGCCGATGGAGACTGCCCGGTTGCGTCCGATGTGGCCGTACACGCGGATTCAAGCGTTTCCAGCGGATTTAGCTCGGACAACGATGAACAGCTCAATCCGAAGGACCTCGACAAGGAGCTTGACAAACAGCCCACCCTGGTGGCAACGAATAGTGCGAGCTCAACGCCAGAAAAGGATTCCGACACCGATCGACCGTTGGCAAACGTGGCGGAAGCGCAAGAGATCTCAACCACCATCGGTCCAGTTAACCAGCAGGAGTTTCCCGTTCAGACAACAGAAGAAACGATCGTTAAACTACCCACATCACCGGACGAGCGAGCTCCCATCAACAGCAACGAGAACACACCGGAAGAGGTTAACTTCGAAAAGCTGTCCACACTTTCCACGCTCTCGGCGAAAAGTGGCACCGAGTCGGTGATCACGAACATCAGCTCCAACTCCGACTCCACCGGATCCACGACGGATTCAGCGAGCAGTGGTCCTACGCATGGTGGAAGCGGAACCACCGTTGTCGGAGGAACaggagtgggtggtgggagtaCCAGTGGACACAGTTCGACAAGCAGCACCACCCACGGTCGGTCGCACAAAACGAAACTTAACACACCGGTCAAGCGGTACGGTACGGGAACGTTGTCGCGAACGCAAACGGCACGCAATGGCGGCATATCCTCCGGAACCGTGGCAAGCCTAGCCAGCACGTCCAACCTAGCGTCCAATTCCTCTGGTACACCTGGACCCGGCACGTCACCGGGTGGAACCACCAACGGAACATACTCGGCTTTTTCGAGCAGCAACTACGGTACCGGCACTGGAACCGGTGCCGGTAAATCGGGAAAATCGGGCGAACGCGAGCGCGAACAGGGCGGAGATTATCTGATCGAGATTTGTGGCCGGTACCTGAACGTGTACGGGCTCGGGGCACTCCGGTTCATCGACAAACAGTGGAACATGCAGAAAGCGTGCGACGTGCACACGGTCAAGTTTAGCTACATCAACTTCAACAGCATCACGGCGATCCTGTGCCGGATCAAGGTGCGCTTCGTCAACGCGGAAAACTTTATCTTTCGCGAGACGAACATCAGCTGTCTCGGGCAGATCAACGCGCTCGCTGAAAGTCAAGGGATTGCGTCACTCACGATCGATCCGGAGGGAAATCCGCTGTCCGGAAGATCGTGGCGCAACTACGCCATCTATCGGCTATCGCACTGGGGTCTCAAGCAGGTGAACGGTACAGAGGTGACTCCGGAGGAGGTGCAAACGGCGGAGGCGTCGTACGCCGGTCTGTCCGATTTGGTGCTGTGGTCCCTCCCGGAAGGGCTGCTGCAGCCGCTGTTGCAGCGTTTGCGGCTCGAGGAGACGGCCCATGCGTCCAAGATGACGGCCAAGGAGTGGCTGATGCAGGCCGACCCCTCGCTCAAGAACATCGTCGGCAAGGAGGCCCTACAGTGGAAGAAACACAGCACCACTCAGGACGATGCGGTTATGCGCGCCAAGGGAAAGGCGTACTTCGG